The proteins below are encoded in one region of Scomber japonicus isolate fScoJap1 chromosome 2, fScoJap1.pri, whole genome shotgun sequence:
- the dkk2 gene encoding dickkopf-related protein 2: MLVPTWNRYCTVMFLVATLRTGTSQVSETRPKANSIKPALLEETPTPATNRSATVHTGITKKYNVLAQMYPCSNDKECSVGSYCHSPQQAPSRCLTCRRRKKRCHRDAMCCPGNRCSNYICVPISESVLSPHISDLDEHNKLSNKDHNWRKGGKAHAKHSLKGHEGDPCLRSSDCSEGYCCARHFWTKICKPVLRQGEVCTKQRKKGSHGLEIFQRCDCAKGLSCKVWKDATSSSKSRLHMCQKI; encoded by the exons ATGCTTGTCCCTACATGGAATAGATACTGTACTGTGATGTTTCTCGTCGCTACACTGAGGACGGGGACATCCCAGGTATCAGAGACGCGCCCAAAGGCGAACTCCATCAAGCCAGCTCTGCTGGAAGAGACACCCACGCCCGCCACAAACCGCTCCGCTACTGTCCACACCGGGATCACCAAGAAGTATAACGTCCTTGCTCAG ATGTATCCCTGTAGCAATGACAAGGAATGCAGTGTGGGAAGCTACTGCCACAGTCCCCAACAGGCGCCCTCTCGCTGCCTCACCTGCCGCAGGAGGAAGAAGCGTTGCCATCGAGATGCCATGTGCTGTCCTGGGAACCGCTGCAGTAACT ATATTTGTGTGCCTATTTCTGAGAGTGTGCTCTCACCTCACATCTCAGATTTAGATGAGCATAACAAACTCTCCAACAAAGACCACAATTGGAGGAAGGGTGGCAAAGCACATGCTAAGCATTCTCTTAAAG GACATGAAGGCGACCCCTGCTTGCGTTCATCAGACTGCTCGGAGGGCTACTGCTGTGCCCGCCATTTCTGGACCAAAATCTGCAAGCCGGTGCTTAGGCAGGGAGAGGTGTGCACcaagcagaggaagaaaggcTCTCACGGTTTGGAAATCTTCCAACGCTGTGATTGTGCCAAGGGCCTCTCCTGCAAGGTGTGGAAAGACGCCACCTCCTCGTCCAAATCCAGGCTCCACATGTGCCAGAAGATCTGA